The following are encoded together in the Arcticibacterium luteifluviistationis genome:
- a CDS encoding LytR/AlgR family response regulator transcription factor, producing MHTLIFSNLSKTLTKYVKHFDEITHFEADVNYTHIHLQNGEQHTVSCTLKRFEEMLENTSFLRIHRSYIVNPRHIKKSNRNEVLMSDGLRLPVARRRRV from the coding sequence ATGCACACTTTAATCTTTAGCAACCTAAGCAAAACTCTTACAAAATACGTTAAACATTTTGATGAAATAACGCATTTTGAGGCGGACGTAAACTACACCCACATCCATCTTCAAAACGGTGAGCAACACACGGTAAGTTGTACCCTGAAACGCTTTGAAGAAATGTTAGAAAACACAAGCTTCTTACGGATTCACCGCAGCTATATAGTTAACCCCCGACACATTAAAAAAAGCAACAGAAATGAGGTACTCATGTCTGATGGACTTAGGCTTCCAGTGGCTCGTAGGAGGAGGGTGTGA
- a CDS encoding LytR/AlgR family response regulator transcription factor — MNYFSTKIEKLIGGDIKDVSHFKADINYTSIHLKNGEKYMLSYTLKRFEEMLENSENFVRIHRKYIVNFDFVSNKGKYEVLLRDGQTLPIARRKSNLNFVQL, encoded by the coding sequence ATGAACTACTTTTCCACCAAAATAGAAAAGCTTATAGGCGGAGACATTAAAGATGTCTCTCACTTCAAAGCTGACATAAATTATACGAGTATCCATTTAAAGAATGGAGAAAAATATATGCTTAGCTATACTTTAAAACGCTTTGAAGAAATGCTTGAAAACTCCGAAAACTTTGTTCGGATTCATCGAAAGTATATAGTCAACTTTGATTTTGTTTCCAATAAGGGCAAATATGAAGTGCTCCTAAGAGACGGACAAACCCTGCCAATAGCAAGAAGAAAGAGTAATCTTAATTTTGTACAATTATAA
- a CDS encoding SusD/RagB family nutrient-binding outer membrane lipoprotein — MKIYKKILGVTLLSCFALSSCDEDKLIELNSNKNASTDIDMSYLLAYGQLRVAGSRFESWRTNLIYSSTMIQHNATLQGYWSGDKYYYNASYSGAYWSTHFSDAIKLLTEVVDKTADDADLANIHSAAQIMRAFDLHRMTDIYGDIPYKQAGRGTIDGDANWFPAYETQEEVYSLLVADIKAARDSFSDSAKNLGEQDVLFQGDLTKWKKFANALLMRVALRMSNVDAATAQAVFTEAATSGAIDSNDADGFLTQVLGTGGDTNYNGTSLAMSSEGGGGGDNNAKVSKTFLDWMNANNDPRKMIIVGGVGNPYNDKSTWITDPELQVGLPNGYTTTTIKNIVPDFVTVDDYSFINPDIINLDDPTPFISYAEVEFMLAEAAVKGWITTDSETHFSNGINAAMNSWAAFGVQTPAQADINAYIEGLGYASADNKLELIGEQYWAATYLNHIESWSNWRRTGYPALTPTSDPNNMTGGTIPRRLRYYENEIGTNPENYKTAIARQGADLMTTRIWWDK; from the coding sequence ATGAAAATTTATAAAAAGATATTAGGCGTAACATTGCTTTCATGCTTTGCCTTAAGCTCTTGTGACGAGGATAAATTAATAGAACTTAACTCAAACAAGAACGCCTCTACAGATATTGACATGAGCTATTTATTAGCTTATGGACAATTAAGAGTTGCAGGAAGTAGATTTGAAAGTTGGAGAACAAATTTGATTTATTCTTCAACCATGATTCAACATAATGCAACATTACAAGGATATTGGTCAGGAGATAAATACTACTATAATGCTTCGTACAGCGGTGCTTATTGGAGTACACACTTTTCAGATGCTATAAAATTACTTACAGAAGTAGTTGATAAAACTGCCGATGATGCTGATTTAGCTAACATTCATTCTGCAGCTCAAATAATGAGAGCTTTTGATTTACACAGAATGACTGATATCTATGGCGACATTCCTTACAAACAAGCAGGAAGAGGGACTATAGATGGTGATGCAAACTGGTTCCCTGCATACGAAACACAAGAAGAAGTATACAGTCTTTTGGTTGCTGACATTAAAGCGGCTAGGGATTCTTTTTCTGATTCTGCAAAAAACTTAGGAGAGCAGGATGTTCTTTTCCAAGGTGATTTAACTAAATGGAAAAAGTTTGCCAATGCATTATTAATGAGAGTGGCACTAAGAATGAGTAATGTAGATGCTGCTACTGCTCAAGCTGTATTTACAGAAGCGGCTACAAGTGGTGCTATAGACTCAAATGATGCTGACGGTTTCTTAACTCAGGTTTTAGGAACTGGTGGTGATACTAATTATAATGGAACATCATTAGCCATGTCTAGCGAAGGCGGCGGTGGCGGTGATAATAATGCCAAAGTATCTAAAACTTTTTTAGATTGGATGAACGCTAATAACGATCCTAGAAAAATGATCATTGTTGGTGGTGTTGGTAACCCGTATAACGATAAATCTACGTGGATTACTGATCCTGAATTACAAGTAGGTCTTCCTAACGGTTATACTACCACTACAATTAAGAACATCGTTCCTGATTTTGTAACTGTAGACGACTATAGCTTTATCAATCCAGATATTATTAATCTAGATGACCCTACACCTTTTATTTCTTATGCCGAAGTTGAGTTTATGTTAGCAGAGGCTGCAGTAAAAGGATGGATTACTACAGATTCAGAAACGCATTTTTCTAATGGTATTAATGCCGCAATGAATTCATGGGCAGCTTTTGGTGTACAAACACCAGCACAGGCTGATATCAATGCTTACATTGAAGGTTTAGGTTATGCTTCTGCAGACAATAAACTTGAATTAATTGGCGAACAATATTGGGCTGCCACTTATTTGAATCATATTGAATCTTGGAGCAATTGGAGAAGAACTGGATATCCAGCATTAACACCAACTTCTGACCCTAATAATATGACTGGCGGTACCATACCGAGAAGGTTACGTTATTATGAAAACGAAATTGGCACCAATCCAGAAAATTATAAGACGGCTATTGCTAGACAAGGGGCTGACTTAATGACTACCCGTATTTGGTGGGATAAATAA
- a CDS encoding ankyrin repeat domain-containing protein encodes MVILLKTHHMDFFNLIRKGELEQIKTELETYPALLETKNDRGFPPLVLATYSEQLEISEYFLEKGADINALDGAGNTALMGVCFKGYLDIVEMLLSKNAEVNIQNTHGATALIYASTFGQTAIAKLLLAAGADKTKVDERGNTALMHAKFQGVKELQTLLEEA; translated from the coding sequence ATGGTTATCCTTTTAAAAACACATCACATGGATTTTTTCAATTTAATCAGGAAAGGAGAATTAGAACAAATTAAAACAGAGCTAGAAACATACCCAGCTCTCTTAGAAACTAAAAACGATAGAGGTTTTCCACCTTTAGTATTAGCTACCTACTCAGAACAATTAGAGATTTCAGAATACTTTTTAGAAAAAGGTGCTGACATAAACGCCCTAGACGGAGCAGGAAACACCGCTCTTATGGGAGTCTGCTTTAAAGGCTACCTAGACATTGTAGAAATGCTATTAAGTAAAAACGCCGAGGTTAATATTCAAAACACTCATGGAGCTACTGCTCTTATATATGCAAGTACCTTCGGTCAAACGGCTATTGCCAAATTACTTTTAGCAGCTGGTGCAGACAAAACTAAGGTTGACGAAAGAGGAAACACAGCTCTTATGCATGCCAAATTTCAAGGAGTCAAAGAATTGCAAACATTATTAGAAGAAGCCTAA
- a CDS encoding carboxylesterase/lipase family protein — MKSFSFLCILLVTIGCKPEQSFIVKTDKGTVEGFEKGDIDIFKGIPFAAPPVGDLRWKAPQEHEPWDGVLQTKEFSASPIQSKPKPFKMWSAEFISPPEPLSEDCLYLNIWSKKTKEKKPVFVWIYGGGFNSGSAGCAIYDGEEYAKNDVVFVSINYRVNMFGYLAHPELSSENDEGISGNYGLLDQIQALKWVQDNIEAFGGDPNNVTVAGQSAGSMSVHSLVASPLAKGLFHKAIGQSGGFLGGNRAVTLEEAELKGKELFDKLDGKSMQELREVPAEELFEMVNNVGYTSYAPVRDGVVLANDLEGSFKSGQFNDVPFLGGWVSGDGKLFSAPEISPEEYQKEIVKEFGDKSGDYLALFPGNNSDELQASIGKKNMLSFAGLPVHLLAKYNSKPVYVYEISHVPVEKPDFPDYGAFHTSDVPLTLHNLHTWDRPWRDIDRNAETLISSYWLNFIKTGNPNGEGLPEWNVYDDGGIQLINASTSSEPDLYQAELEILSK, encoded by the coding sequence ATGAAATCATTTAGTTTTTTATGCATTCTTTTAGTTACGATTGGCTGTAAACCTGAACAGAGTTTTATTGTAAAAACTGATAAAGGAACTGTAGAAGGCTTTGAGAAAGGCGATATTGATATTTTTAAAGGTATTCCCTTTGCCGCTCCTCCAGTAGGTGATTTACGATGGAAAGCACCTCAAGAACATGAACCTTGGGATGGTGTGCTACAGACAAAAGAATTTTCTGCAAGTCCAATTCAGTCTAAACCAAAGCCTTTCAAAATGTGGTCAGCAGAGTTTATTTCTCCTCCAGAACCACTTAGTGAAGACTGTCTTTATTTAAATATATGGTCAAAAAAGACGAAAGAAAAGAAACCAGTTTTTGTCTGGATATATGGTGGAGGTTTTAATTCTGGTTCTGCGGGCTGTGCTATTTATGATGGAGAAGAATATGCCAAAAACGACGTGGTATTTGTTAGTATAAATTATCGCGTAAATATGTTTGGTTACCTAGCTCATCCAGAATTAAGCAGTGAGAATGATGAAGGCATCTCTGGTAATTATGGGCTATTAGACCAAATTCAAGCTCTGAAATGGGTACAAGATAACATTGAAGCTTTTGGTGGCGACCCTAATAATGTGACCGTAGCTGGGCAGTCGGCTGGAAGTATGAGTGTTCATTCTTTGGTGGCTTCACCACTAGCAAAGGGACTCTTCCATAAAGCTATTGGTCAAAGCGGAGGTTTTCTTGGAGGGAATAGAGCGGTGACTTTAGAAGAAGCTGAACTTAAAGGGAAAGAGCTTTTCGACAAATTGGATGGAAAAAGCATGCAAGAATTACGTGAGGTGCCTGCCGAAGAGCTCTTTGAGATGGTAAATAATGTAGGTTACACAAGTTATGCTCCAGTAAGAGATGGCGTAGTGCTGGCAAATGATTTAGAAGGCTCTTTTAAATCTGGACAGTTTAATGATGTGCCGTTTTTAGGAGGATGGGTGTCTGGCGATGGTAAGTTATTTTCTGCTCCAGAGATTTCTCCTGAGGAATATCAAAAGGAAATAGTAAAGGAGTTTGGTGATAAATCAGGAGACTATCTTGCTCTTTTTCCAGGGAATAATTCAGACGAATTGCAGGCAAGCATCGGTAAGAAAAACATGTTAAGCTTTGCTGGTTTACCAGTTCATCTTTTGGCAAAATATAATAGCAAGCCTGTCTATGTATATGAGATAAGTCACGTTCCTGTAGAAAAGCCAGATTTTCCTGATTATGGAGCTTTTCATACTTCAGATGTGCCATTGACATTGCACAACCTACATACATGGGACAGACCATGGAGAGACATTGACCGCAATGCGGAAACATTAATATCTTCTTATTGGCTAAACTTTATAAAAACAGGCAACCCTAATGGTGAAGGATTGCCTGAATGGAACGTTTATGATGATGGCGGAATTCAGTTAATTAATGCTAGCACCTCTTCAGAACCTGACTTATATCAGGCGGAATTAGAAATACTTAGCAAATAG
- a CDS encoding glycoside hydrolase family 3 N-terminal domain-containing protein, with amino-acid sequence MPRIAFLLCLFLSVTFSSSAQERPDFLTNYNGVWVDSVFNSLTIDQKIGQLLMPRGNFSGQGYEPEKLKEWVEKYQIGGLAMFAGQPSVQAQIINDLQELSEVPLLIGMDFEWGLAMRLDSTVRFPYQLSLGAMDGETALIEAMGREIALQCKRLGVHVNYGPVADVNVNPNNPVINFRSFGEDKLDVARKAMAYMKGLQSEHVIATAKHFPGHGDTGVDSHYDLPVIPHNRARLDSIELFPFKAMINNGLTGIMTAHLSIPALDDTPNLAATLSPKIITEVLKKDLGFEGLTFTDAMDMQGITKHFPNGTALVQAIIAGNDILETFIDVPTAVKAIKAALKTGELTEEILNERVLKILKAKSWVGLDHYKPTQVNNLITDLNTKNADYLNREFAEKTLTLVKNENNTLPIRNLQSKIAFVSLDDPQTTLFQEMASNYTNVDFYNMPAKPSESLIKVIQNKTKDYEQLVIGVHLQSIRPYSNYGVTEGNQAALNALLENPNVTVVLFGNAFSLDKIKGLEKAKAIVVANQLSPYMEEAATQAIFGAIPFLGHLPVTVNEMYPYRHGLYPAALKRLAYGVPEQVGLNSSILNARIDSVIYHGLTEKAYPGAVMQVAKDGRVIYRKAIGFHTYKDAKNGVVLEEEQTFEKGNKDVMDNYDPFEPNSQVGSPMLIGNAEAKNLRGAVQLTDLYGLASVTKISTSALAVMQLMTENKFDLDAPFGQYYEEFKGTNKENLTFRDMLTHRSGLKAWIPFWMDCIDSLTTINNGLIKHPELLSQFEYFPEPELNFFQRIFSKKTPPAIDYQGSVLRNNDLWLGLMDSKTITWKPNIFSNAASDTFTVQVADTLWLHKDYKKTIFKQIETSKVKPEQGYVYSDMHYYFYPEIVPRITGKPWEAYLKETYKDLGANSLTYNPRRFYPLSQIVPTELDTLFRKSQIHGRVHDEGAALLSGVSGHAGLFGNANDLMKLMQMYLQNGYYGGKQFISPEVIMECTKYQFDPVENRRAIAFDKLHPNKEIANGPQKGSDLSYGHSGYTGTFTWIDPLYDMVYVFLSNRVYPTRDNGKISEMNIRTEVGNQIYKTILGE; translated from the coding sequence ATGCCTCGTATAGCATTTTTATTATGCTTGTTTCTATCTGTAACATTCAGTAGTTCAGCACAAGAAAGACCAGATTTCCTAACCAATTATAATGGAGTCTGGGTTGATTCTGTTTTTAATTCTTTGACTATTGACCAGAAAATAGGTCAACTATTAATGCCTAGAGGTAATTTCTCTGGCCAAGGTTATGAGCCAGAAAAACTGAAAGAATGGGTTGAAAAATATCAAATAGGAGGCTTAGCCATGTTTGCTGGTCAGCCAAGTGTTCAGGCTCAAATAATTAACGATCTTCAAGAGCTTTCTGAAGTACCGCTATTGATAGGAATGGACTTCGAATGGGGCTTAGCTATGCGATTAGACAGCACGGTGAGGTTTCCTTATCAACTCTCTTTGGGAGCCATGGATGGCGAAACTGCCCTTATAGAAGCTATGGGTAGAGAGATAGCTCTACAATGTAAAAGACTAGGAGTTCATGTCAATTACGGACCAGTGGCCGATGTCAATGTTAACCCAAACAATCCCGTAATTAATTTCCGCTCTTTTGGTGAAGATAAATTGGACGTGGCTAGAAAAGCCATGGCATACATGAAAGGCCTTCAAAGTGAGCACGTGATTGCTACTGCAAAACATTTCCCAGGTCATGGCGATACCGGTGTAGATTCTCATTATGATTTACCCGTAATTCCTCATAACAGAGCACGACTTGACAGTATTGAATTATTTCCGTTCAAGGCCATGATTAATAATGGATTAACTGGAATAATGACAGCCCACTTAAGTATTCCTGCATTAGATGACACGCCTAACCTAGCTGCCACACTTTCTCCTAAAATAATTACAGAGGTATTAAAAAAAGACCTAGGTTTTGAAGGTTTAACATTTACTGATGCTATGGATATGCAGGGAATTACGAAGCATTTCCCTAATGGCACCGCTTTGGTGCAAGCTATTATAGCCGGAAACGATATTCTAGAAACTTTCATTGATGTCCCTACTGCCGTAAAAGCCATAAAAGCTGCTTTAAAAACTGGAGAGTTGACAGAGGAAATATTGAACGAACGTGTTTTAAAGATTTTGAAAGCAAAATCATGGGTAGGATTAGATCATTACAAGCCAACTCAAGTCAACAACCTCATTACTGATTTGAACACAAAAAATGCAGATTACCTCAATAGAGAATTTGCAGAAAAAACACTTACACTAGTAAAAAACGAGAACAATACTTTACCAATAAGAAACTTACAGAGCAAAATAGCTTTTGTATCTCTTGACGACCCGCAAACTACACTTTTTCAAGAAATGGCGAGCAACTATACCAATGTTGACTTTTATAATATGCCTGCCAAGCCATCTGAAAGCTTGATAAAAGTTATTCAAAACAAAACGAAAGATTACGAGCAATTGGTCATAGGTGTACACCTTCAAAGTATCAGACCATACAGTAATTATGGCGTAACAGAGGGAAATCAAGCTGCTTTAAATGCTCTATTAGAAAACCCAAACGTAACTGTTGTGCTCTTCGGAAATGCCTTTTCTTTAGACAAAATTAAAGGTTTAGAAAAAGCCAAAGCCATAGTGGTGGCCAACCAACTTTCGCCTTACATGGAAGAGGCAGCTACACAAGCTATTTTTGGAGCAATTCCTTTCTTAGGCCATTTGCCCGTAACGGTCAATGAAATGTATCCATACCGCCATGGTTTATATCCAGCGGCCTTAAAAAGGCTTGCTTACGGTGTTCCTGAGCAGGTAGGACTAAACTCATCAATACTTAATGCAAGAATTGATTCGGTAATATATCACGGTTTAACAGAGAAAGCATACCCAGGAGCGGTAATGCAAGTAGCCAAAGACGGAAGGGTGATTTACCGAAAGGCTATTGGTTTCCATACCTATAAAGATGCTAAAAACGGTGTAGTTTTAGAAGAAGAGCAAACCTTTGAAAAAGGCAACAAAGATGTCATGGATAATTATGACCCATTTGAGCCAAATAGTCAAGTAGGTTCTCCTATGCTGATTGGTAATGCCGAAGCTAAAAACCTCCGTGGGGCTGTTCAGTTAACCGACCTCTATGGTCTTGCTTCGGTTACTAAAATAAGTACCTCTGCCCTAGCGGTAATGCAGCTTATGACCGAAAACAAGTTTGACCTTGACGCTCCATTTGGTCAATATTATGAAGAGTTTAAAGGTACCAATAAAGAGAATTTGACTTTCAGAGATATGCTTACGCATAGAAGTGGATTGAAAGCATGGATTCCGTTTTGGATGGACTGTATTGACAGCCTAACTACTATCAACAATGGATTGATTAAGCACCCTGAATTATTATCACAATTTGAATACTTCCCAGAGCCTGAATTGAACTTTTTCCAGCGAATATTTAGCAAAAAGACTCCTCCGGCAATTGACTACCAAGGTTCTGTCTTGAGAAATAATGATTTATGGCTAGGCTTAATGGATAGCAAAACCATCACTTGGAAGCCTAATATCTTTTCAAATGCGGCTTCTGACACTTTTACCGTACAAGTAGCAGATACGCTTTGGCTTCATAAAGATTACAAAAAGACCATTTTTAAGCAGATAGAAACCTCTAAGGTAAAACCAGAGCAAGGCTACGTATATAGTGATATGCACTATTACTTTTACCCAGAGATAGTGCCTAGAATAACAGGAAAACCTTGGGAAGCATACTTAAAAGAAACGTATAAAGACCTAGGAGCAAACTCTTTGACTTATAACCCTAGACGTTTTTACCCTTTAAGTCAAATAGTACCTACAGAACTAGATACCCTTTTTAGAAAATCTCAAATACATGGACGAGTTCATGACGAAGGAGCGGCCTTGTTGAGTGGAGTTTCCGGTCATGCAGGCCTTTTTGGAAACGCTAATGACCTGATGAAGCTTATGCAAATGTATCTTCAAAATGGCTATTACGGTGGCAAGCAATTCATTTCGCCAGAGGTAATTATGGAGTGTACCAAATACCAATTTGACCCCGTAGAAAACAGGAGAGCCATAGCTTTTGACAAACTTCACCCTAATAAAGAAATTGCCAATGGTCCTCAAAAAGGCTCAGACTTAAGTTATGGCCACAGTGGTTACACAGGTACTTTTACCTGGATAGACCCACTTTACGACATGGTTTATGTATTTCTCTCTAACAGAGTATACCCAACTAGAGATAACGGAAAAATAAGCGAGATGAATATCCGTACGGAGGTTGGAAATCAAATTTATAAAACCATTCTAGGAGAGTAA
- a CDS encoding catalase: protein MAKRLTTSAGAPVGSNQKSLTAGNRGPVLLQDYQLIEKLAHQNRERIPERVVHAKGWGAQGTFTVTHDISKYTRAKIFSEIGKQTPMLARFSTVAGEMGAADTERDVRGFSLKFYTEEGNWDLVGNNTPVFFIRDGYKFPDFIRTQKRHPKSNLRSPEAMWDFWSQVPESLHQVTILMSDRGIPKAPMFMNGYGSHTFSFWNNDGERFWVKFHFKTMQGHQHYTNEEAAEIIGQTREKYQEELFGGIEKGEFPKWAVKVQIMPEKEAEQTPYNPFDLTKVWPHADYPLIDVGEIELNKNPDNYFQYVENAAYSPSNVVPGIGFSPDKVLQARIFSYADAHRYRLGTHYEALPANAALSETNHYHKDGSMRFFDNNSANPDAYYEPNTKGGPVEDPSILEPPMSIHGDIQRYEENDTYGEYKQPGDLFRMFNDEQKERLFNNIAGAMEGVSMEIIERQLAHFDKADPAYGAGIRKALGITPLGSY, encoded by the coding sequence ATGGCAAAAAGACTTACCACTTCAGCTGGAGCACCAGTAGGAAGTAATCAAAAATCATTGACCGCAGGCAACAGAGGCCCTGTTTTACTTCAAGATTATCAGCTTATTGAAAAACTAGCTCACCAAAACCGCGAGCGTATTCCAGAAAGAGTGGTACATGCTAAAGGCTGGGGAGCTCAAGGCACTTTCACTGTAACACATGACATTTCTAAGTACACCAGAGCAAAAATATTTTCAGAAATAGGAAAGCAAACGCCTATGCTTGCCAGGTTTTCTACTGTAGCTGGTGAAATGGGAGCAGCAGATACCGAAAGAGATGTTAGAGGATTCTCTTTAAAGTTTTATACAGAAGAGGGGAATTGGGATTTAGTAGGAAACAATACACCTGTTTTCTTCATCAGAGACGGTTACAAATTTCCTGATTTCATTAGAACACAAAAAAGACATCCTAAGTCTAATTTACGTTCTCCTGAGGCTATGTGGGATTTTTGGTCGCAAGTACCAGAATCTTTACATCAGGTAACCATTTTGATGTCGGACAGAGGTATTCCTAAGGCACCTATGTTTATGAACGGGTACGGTTCGCATACTTTTTCTTTCTGGAATAATGACGGAGAGCGTTTTTGGGTGAAGTTTCACTTCAAAACAATGCAAGGTCACCAGCATTATACTAATGAAGAAGCTGCAGAAATAATTGGTCAAACTCGTGAAAAGTATCAAGAAGAGCTTTTTGGAGGAATTGAAAAAGGAGAGTTTCCAAAATGGGCTGTTAAGGTTCAAATCATGCCAGAGAAAGAAGCAGAACAAACGCCATATAACCCTTTTGATTTAACAAAAGTATGGCCACATGCAGACTATCCTCTTATTGATGTAGGAGAAATAGAATTGAACAAAAACCCTGACAACTATTTCCAATACGTTGAAAACGCAGCATACTCGCCTTCTAATGTAGTCCCAGGTATTGGTTTTTCTCCAGATAAGGTATTGCAAGCCAGAATTTTCTCTTATGCAGATGCACACAGATATAGACTAGGAACTCACTATGAAGCATTACCTGCCAATGCAGCTCTCTCCGAAACAAATCATTACCATAAAGATGGTTCTATGCGTTTCTTTGATAACAATTCTGCAAATCCAGATGCTTATTATGAGCCAAACACTAAAGGAGGCCCAGTAGAAGACCCTTCTATTTTAGAACCACCAATGAGTATTCATGGCGACATTCAACGCTATGAAGAAAACGACACTTATGGTGAATATAAGCAGCCTGGCGACCTTTTTAGAATGTTTAATGATGAGCAAAAAGAAAGACTCTTCAATAATATAGCAGGTGCTATGGAAGGTGTTTCTATGGAAATAATTGAGCGTCAGTTAGCTCATTTTGACAAAGCCGATCCTGCCTACGGTGCGGGTATCAGAAAAGCTTTAGGCATCACGCCATTAGGCTCTTATTAA
- a CDS encoding LysR substrate-binding domain-containing protein — translation MNIQQLEYLLAVDQHRHFARAAEACSVTQPTLSMMIQKLEDELGLKVFDRSRQPVCPTDAGENLINQARQILLEVKRFEEIASTANNYIGGELRVGVIPTIAPYLLPLFIQAFVEKYSDVKLKISELITEQILFKLDKGELDVGILVAPENDKTIKEIHLYNEAFVVYTPKKFDKEYLLAEDIDVNKLLLLEEGHCFRSQIMKFCELRKQVTNKVEYTSGSLETLRYLADKHLGITILPELATLHLTKEQLKNVKQFAAPKPVRKVSLVTKRDFVKKRLVEVLSESIKVSLPQPLHEESVNLISFES, via the coding sequence ATGAATATACAGCAGTTGGAATATTTATTGGCGGTAGACCAGCACAGGCATTTTGCACGTGCGGCGGAGGCGTGCAGCGTTACGCAACCTACACTAAGTATGATGATTCAAAAGCTGGAGGATGAGCTAGGGCTCAAAGTTTTTGACAGAAGTAGACAGCCTGTGTGCCCTACAGATGCGGGTGAAAATTTGATTAATCAAGCTCGTCAAATACTTTTAGAGGTAAAACGATTTGAAGAAATAGCCAGTACAGCAAACAATTATATAGGAGGAGAGCTAAGGGTAGGAGTGATTCCAACTATAGCTCCATATCTGTTGCCTTTGTTTATTCAAGCTTTTGTAGAAAAATATTCTGACGTTAAACTTAAAATAAGCGAGCTCATCACTGAACAAATCCTCTTTAAACTAGATAAAGGAGAACTGGATGTAGGGATATTAGTAGCTCCCGAGAATGATAAAACCATAAAGGAGATACATTTATATAATGAGGCTTTTGTGGTGTACACGCCAAAGAAGTTTGATAAAGAGTATCTTTTAGCGGAAGATATTGATGTCAATAAGTTACTTCTCTTGGAAGAAGGACACTGTTTCAGATCTCAAATCATGAAGTTTTGTGAATTACGTAAACAAGTGACGAATAAAGTGGAATACACCTCTGGTAGCCTAGAAACCTTACGTTATTTGGCAGACAAGCATTTGGGGATTACCATTTTGCCCGAACTAGCTACGTTGCATTTGACAAAAGAACAACTCAAAAATGTAAAACAGTTTGCCGCCCCTAAACCAGTAAGGAAAGTAAGCTTAGTTACCAAAAGGGATTTTGTGAAAAAGAGGTTGGTGGAGGTGCTTAGTGAGTCTATTAAGGTGAGTTTACCTCAACCTTTACACGAAGAGAGTGTTAATCTCATCTCTTTTGAGAGTTGA